GCCCCAGGCAACACTCTTAGAGTATAAATTGCAGAGCTGGTGACTGGCCTGCATTGTTAGAAATTCTGCCTCACTGGGAGATCCTTAcgctgaagaaatcacaggtccagtcaaaACACTATTAATACTAATGGTAATACTAATAAATTCTAATactaggaaggaagaggaggatgaggagaaggagaagacaaaGTAAAGAGAAATAATCATAATACCTGTTCAAATATAGAATTTTCCTTAATAACagaaagaaatttcagaaatGGGTAAATAATTATTCTCTTATaagtttcaaaaaaattttatgagTTTTTCATGTGTAATATTAATGGGATATGAAGGTCTTCCCCGACCATTAATATCTCTctcatggagcccattaagggaagcttgctgaAGGGaggtttgcttgtaggaaggcttttatACCTTTCAgtactaagttaattaggcactgagtcatgagggttgtgatgccttctggctctgagcctattagccaaaattGTATATATATTCTTAAGCTGGCATTTGGCTTTGaaggttcacttatgagaaggatcttttgatttcctggtcaagatTCTGAGTGGCCATTTGTTTGGAGCTCCAGACTACTCAGATGTAAGGCTGTCTTGATCCAgcaatgtatgtaaagtatatagcaatattgttttgatcagacagttggagccctgtccgTTGGTCTTTGtgataatttctctgcttgtattttctctgatgtttcaGGGGCTGACCTTTCACCTAAACTAATGAACATAATTAAAAGTAGTagtgttaacccctttttgaggagtctttcctagaaaagcagatcaaagaacctgtactagcaggccatcctgggcatGCTAGCGTGCTTGCTGCTATACCATGCTAGTATAATATATTGAGATTTGGGGCATGGAGTTATTGCTTTTTAGTTGGTTGGTTTGGATTATACTGCAAACATACATAGTAATTGTCAGAGAGAGTACCATGAAAGGGGACTCAGGAAACCTGCATTCTAGCAGAATGTTCTGttgttacattacattacattacattgtaagtttgggcaaatcacttattctctacaggcctcagtttcatAATGAGCCTAAATCAAATGTAAGAGCTGAGACAGGGCTTAGATTTCTATGAAGTCCTCCAAATCTGTGAGCCATTTAGTTTCTAAAGACTGAAGGTCCATGAGTTGCTAGACTCTTTGAGATGAAATAAACCAACAAAAAGCATGCTACCTAAAAGACAGAGGGAACCTTTAAACAATGATCCcaattaatttatataaatgatttatagaaaaaaaaagttcacttaATTTGGCAGAGGAATAATCACTTGACTTACAGTCTTCATATCTTACTATGGTGAATTCCCaatgttgggcttgtgtccaatttacttatttttttttttcctttgagactttgcttacAGCTGTCTTGATGTCATTGTCTTCCTCTGGGTTTGTGTTTTGAGCTTTTCTGTCACCTAAGTAACTTTTTATGCTCAGATTCTTTTAGTTGTTGTTCTTTGCACATTTTTCTAGCTTGTTTcttgactttgattttttttttctgggtccaAAAGAGGGCTTTATTCAGATTATGGAACCAACATCCCTCCTTACACCCCTTCTGGATCCAAAAAGTTGACATCCTGGTATTCTGTCCAAACCACCCAAAAAGATTCTTGAACTtggagggaaaagtagaaaaaagggTGAAATAATGGGAGAAGATGAGGTAGAAGGAATTCTTTCAGGGGAGAGCAGAGTGACTGGAgagtaaattaaataaattcacAGAGCCATGGATTCCTGATAAATCAACAGAATTCTCTGTATTGAGCCCATCTAATTCCACTTACATGGCAGTGGTGGATTGCTTCTGGCCTACTGAAGAGATCTCTTCTGAACAGTAAGTAGATTCCTtttattctcatatctctttgggGAAATGAGGCATATACACATATCCCTTTAGGTCCACTTTTTGAACTCACTTCATCCCCTTATCTGGGGCTAGATGTCCTTGGGTACAGAGTGCAAAGATCCTGTGCAGAGCAGCCCAGTGGCACAGGGTTGGCATGAACCTGTTGGATCAGAGCTTCAGGGACAGAGTATGGCCTGGCCATACAGTAGGGGGTGGAGTGATGCCTAGCTCCTCCCGAAGGGCTTCTATGGGTTGCTCCCACCGTTGTTCCTAGTAGAGGTTGAGGACACACCGGGAGTTTTGGCCATTCTGAACTGCCCAGGGAATCAGCTCTGACATCAACACCTTCAGCTTCTTGGCACTGAGTCGGATGGGTCCAAAGGCAGCTCCTAAGACACACATGGGCAGGCGTGTTTGGATGGCTTCGAACCACTTAACTACAACTTCTCCAAGCATGTTGGTGGGCATTCCCAAAAGGGTGTGGAGTAGGTCATGAACCTCACGGTAAGGCTGGATCTCATAAGCAAGTTCCTCATCATCCACAAAGCAGGTGGGTGCTCGTGTATCTGGGGATACCCTATTAACATCAAGAAAGTGGGCATCCTCCCAACCAAAGGAGCCCTCTGGTAGGGTCCGGAGTTTGTTCAAGTCCAGGGTAGGGAGCTGGATTCGAGGCCGTTCCTGCAGGATCTGGGTACCCTCGGGGTCCCTCCTCATCCGGTCCCTGAGTGCCCGCAGAGCTTGGTGTCCTGTGGTCTCACCCAGAACAGCAACCATGTCGTGGCGGTAGGGGTCATAGAGCGCCATGCAGGAGGCTCCGGCCGCCAGCAGCGCCTTCTGTAGCGGGCTGGTGGGTATGTGGCCTGGGTAGAGCAGGCCCAGGCCCGTACTGCGGCCGCCGGGGAGAGTCGCCGAGTCCGAAGCCGGGCGACGGGAGCCGAGCCGGAATCGAGGTAGTAGGCCCAGGAGCCGAGGCAGGCGAAGCGGCGTCGCCATGGCACCAGCCCCGTAAACCTGGAGAGTAGGTACAATCTCCGTTGCCAATGGCTCTTGTTATCTCCAAGTTGAACCAGTCCTATTCTCGGCCTAAGTCATGTTTCTCTTCGGGACAGTAagtcttgactttgaattttatgttaaagttggactctctTCTCCAGCTATGAGTTTACAGACGTGGATGGGGGGTAaggcactgttttttttttttttgtttgtctgtttttggaCCATTGTTTTTAGAGGTAATTtttgtgatttaaaaattttGGGTGCCTCCAAGGTGGTTTGATCCAGAAAAAAAGTATggacactgctctcctggtctaatTTATGCTTCTTACCCCAGAAGGGCCCAAGAAGAATTCCTGAAAaggtaaaaatgtttttaaaaattcaaataaaagtggtagaggaaaattggtaaaataaatgagagcaatcaagaaaattatgaaaagataattaacagcaTGGTAAAAGAGGCTGAAAAATACCaaggaaaataacactttaaaaatcagactggccaaatggaaaaaaaaggtataaaacttcactgaagagaaataattcctcaaaaaagcagaattgggcaaGACAATCTAATgtctccatgagacatcaagaaacaatataacaatgtcaaaagaatgaaaaaatagaagaaaatgtgaagtatctcatcaggaaaaacaactgacctggaaaatagagtgaggagagataatttaagaattattgtactgcCTGAAAGCTACAATAAAATAAACAGTCTAGACAAACTGCttcaatatcctagaaccagagagtaaaatagaaattgaaaaaaaatcctccaattacctactgaaagagattccaaaatgaaaactcccaaggaTATCATATAGCAAAATTCCAGCGTTCctgggtcaaaaagaaaatactcttaggtcaaagaaagaaagaaaccattcaaatactctGAAGTCACAATCAGGGTTACACATGATTTAGCATCTAACACATTAAAGGACCAAAGGAtatggaataggatattccaaaAATCAAAccagctaggattacaaccatcAATTACTTAACTAGAAAAACTCAGTACAATCattgaaggggaaaaatggatagttAGTGCAATAAAGAATTTCAAGCAacactgatgaaaagaccatagctgaatgaaaaaaatttacttCCAGtataagactgaagagaagcaaaaacaaatgagaacaaaagaaaacccataAGAGACTctataaagttaaattgtttatatttccatataggaaaatgatatatataactcctaagaacattaCCATTTTTAGGGCAGTTAGAGGAATTGTATGTACTCATAGGGCATGGCAATGAGTCAGTTATGTCAGAATACTCTCAAAAAAATGGatgaatgagaaagagggatgcattttGAGAAGGCAGGAGAGGAAGAATGTTTAACATAATAGAATCACATGATTTGCAAGatctaaataaaatattggaaGAATAAGCATAACTTGTTTTTTGGATTGACTTAAATTCCTGAAGTCCTCATATTAATTGGCATCTAATAATTGTTTTTGCTCTATTGAACCAACCATTGATGACAGCTATGCATTGATTATtgttatagtaaaaaaaaaatttgtcagtTGTTTACTTCCTAATTATCTGtgttatgtacatatgtacagggtgtcccaaaaatcttagagCTATTTTCTcatctaagacttttgggatactctgtacatatgtgtatgcatacacacacacacgtacgcacacgcgcgcgcgcacgcacacacacacacacacacaaataaatccTACAAAAATGTGAGGTAATTTTTTTAGGTTGATCATATATGTGATGTTTAGAAGAggaatttttattgttgttctttaGCTTTTGCACTTATTCATGAAAGGCAGAATGTTAGACTAAAAAAAGAGCTtcccctagagtcaggaagatactgGCTGTTCGACCATggggaccatgggcaagtcacttaccctctcaatGCCTCAGGCAGCTCATTAAATCCATAATTAATAGATAAGTGGAATGAACTCTAGGAGAGTGTACATGACTGGGCTCTTCCCTCCTGGCTGTTTCCATTTTCTCACAACCGACTCCAAATTTCCCAGGtagtgaggtgggggggggggaatgacaaaacacaaaagcaacaacaatagaaacaacaacaaacctttgGATTTAGAGTAAGAGGATGTGAGTTGGAACATGAGTTATATTTTTTGCTACTTCTGTGACCTCGGACAACCTTatttcagattctgcctcaggtGCTTTCTAGTGAGCAaataactctgggca
This Trichosurus vulpecula isolate mTriVul1 chromosome 2, mTriVul1.pri, whole genome shotgun sequence DNA region includes the following protein-coding sequences:
- the LOC118839468 gene encoding ubiquinone biosynthesis protein COQ4 homolog, mitochondrial-like, with the protein product MATPLRLPRLLGLLPRFRLGSRRPASDSATLPGGRSTGLGLLYPGHIPTSPLQKALLAAGASCMALYDPYRHDMVAVLGETTGHQALRALRDRMRRDPEGTQILQERPRIQLPTLDLNKLRTLPEGSFGWEDAHFLDVNRVSPDTRAPTCFVDDEELAYEIQPYREVHDLLHTLLGMPTNMLGEVVVKWFEAIQTRLPMCVLGAAFGPIRLSAKKLKVLMSELIPWAVQNGQNSRCVLNLY